One segment of Cynocephalus volans isolate mCynVol1 chromosome 8, mCynVol1.pri, whole genome shotgun sequence DNA contains the following:
- the LOC134384179 gene encoding LOW QUALITY PROTEIN: 1-phosphatidylinositol 4,5-bisphosphate phosphodiesterase beta-3-like (The sequence of the model RefSeq protein was modified relative to this genomic sequence to represent the inferred CDS: inserted 2 bases in 1 codon), whose protein sequence is MSLGTLALGTQLPCFEKTRASQWRGPSILLERPTGFSLISQLSYQPTASTNLLAMEDVILEMDPPAPVKVHQLHHVVDTLDISSIRDTRMGRYARLPKDPKIREVLGFGGPDARLEEKLMTVVAGPDPVNTTFLNFMAVQDDTAKVWSEELFKLAMNILAQNASRNTFLRKAYTKLKLQVNQDGRIPVKNILKMFSADKKRVETALESCGLNFNRSESIRPDEFSLEIFERLLNKLCLRPDIDKILLEIGAKGKPYLTLEQLMDFINQKQRDPRLNEVLYPPLRPSQARLLIEKYEPNQQFLERDQMSMEGFSRYLGGEENGILPLEALDLSADMTQPLSAYFINSSHNTYLTAGQLAGTSSVEMYRQALLWGCRCVELDXWKGRPPEEEPFITHGFTMTTEVPLRDVLKAIAETAFKTSPYPVILSFENHVDSAKQQAKMAEYCRSIFGDALLIDPLDKYPLAPGIPLPSPQDLMGRILVKNKKRHRPSAGVPSSCVRKRPLEQSNSVLSESSAATEPSSPQLGSPSSDSCPGLSNGEEVGLEKPSLEPRKSLGEEGPNRGPDALGPADREDEEEDEEEEEQTDPKKPTTDEGTASSEVNATEEMSTLVNYIEPVKFKSFEAARKRNKCFEMSSFVETKAMEQLTKSPMEFVEYNKQQLSRIYPKGTRVDSSNYMPQLFWNVGCQLVALNFQTLDVAMQLNAGVFEYNGRSGYLLKSEFMRRPDKSRQKG, encoded by the exons ATGTCTCTTGGAACACTTGCTCTTGGAACCCAGCTACCATGTTTTGAGAAAACTCGAGCATCCCAATGGAGAGGCCCAAGCATCCTTTTGGAGAGGCCCACAGGCTTCAGCCTTATTtcccagctgagctaccagccaacagccagcaccaacttgcTAGCCATGGAGGACGTCATCTTGGAAATGGATCCACCGGCCCCAGTCAAAGTGCACCAGCTGCATCATGTG GTGGACACACTTGACATCAGTTCTATCAGGGACACACGGATGGGCCGTTACGCCcgcctgcccaaggaccctaaGATCCGGGAAGTGCTGGGTTTTGGGGGCCCCGATGCCCGGCTGGAGGAGAAGCTGATGACGGTGGTAGCTGGGCCAGACCCGGTGAACACAACATTTTTGAACTTCATGGCGGTGCAGGATGACACAGCCAAGGTCTGGTCTGAGGAGCTGTTCAAGCTGGCTATGAACATCCTGGCCCAGAATGCCTCCCGGAACACCTTCCTGCGCAAAGCATACACGAAGCTCAAGCTGCAGGTGAACCAGGATGGACGGATCCCAGTCAAGAACATCCTGAAGATGTTTTCAGCAGACAAGAAACGGGTGGAGACCGCGCTGGAGTCCTGTGGCCTCAATTTCAACCGGAGTGAGTCCATTCGCCCTGATGAGTTTTCCTTAGAAATCTTCGAGCGTCTCCTGAACAAGTTGTGTCTTCGGCCAGACATTGACAAGATCCTGCTGGAGATAGGTGCCAAGGGCAAGCCGTACCTGACGCTGGAACAGCTTATGGACTTCATCAACCAGAAGCAACGGGACCCGAGACTCAACGAAGTGCTGTACCCACCCCTGCGGCCCTCCCAGGCCCGGCTGCTCATTGAGAAGTACGAGCCCAACCAGCAGTTCCTGGAGCGAGACCAGATGTCCATGGAGGGCTTCAGCCGCTACCTGGGAGGGGAAGAGAATGGcatcctgcccctggaagccctggaCCTGAGTGCAGACATGACCCAGCCGCTGAGTGCCTACTTCATCAACTCCTCGCACAACACCTATCTCACGGCGGGACAGCTGGCTGGGACCTCGTCGGTGGAGATGTACCGCCAGGCGCTGCTGTGGGGCTGCCGCTGCGTGGAGCTAGA GTGGAAGGGGCGGCCGCCCGAGGAGGAGCCCTTCATCACCCACGGCTTCACCATGACCACCGAGGTGCCCCTGCGTGACGTGCTCAAGGCCATTGCAGAGACCGCCTTCAAGACCTCGCCTTACCCCGTCATCCTCTCCTTCGAGAACCACGTGGACTCGGCGAAGCAGCAGGCCAAGATGGCTGAGTACTGCCGCTCCATCTTTGGGGACGCGCTGCTCATCGACCCCCTGGACAAGTACCCGCTGGCCCCAGGCAtccccctgcccagcccccaggACCTGATGGGCCGCATCCTGGTGAAGAACAAGAAGCGGCACCGGCCCAGCGCGGGCGTCCCCAGCAGCTGCGTGCGCAAGCGGCCGCTGGAGCAGAGCAACTCGGTGCTGAGCGAGAGCTCCGCCGCCACCGAACCCTCCTCCCCGCAGCTCGGGTCCCCCAGCTCTGACAGCTGCCCAGGCCTGAGCaatggggaggaggtggggctggagAAGCCCAGCCTGGAGCCTCGGAAGTCTCTGGGTGAGGAGGGCCCAAACCGGGGTCCCGATGCTCTGGGACCTGCTGACCgtgaggatgaggaggaagacgaggaagaggaggagcagacAGACCCCAAAAAGCCGACCACGGATGAGGGCACAGCCAGCAGTGAGGTCAATGCCACTGAGGAGATGTCGACACTCGTCAACTACATTGAGCCTGTCAAGTTCAAGTCCTTCGAAGCTGCTCGAAAGAGGAACAAGTGCTTTGAGATGTCATCCTTCGTGGAGACCAAGGCCATGGAGCAGCTGACCAAGAGCCCCATGGAGTTTGTGGAGTACAACAAGCAGCAGCTCAGCCGCATCTACCCCAAGGGCACCCGTGTGGACTCCTCCAACTACATGCCCCAGCTCTTCTGGAATGTAGGCTGCCAGCTTGTCGCACTCAACTTCCAGACCCTGGATGTGGCGATGCAGCTTAATGCAGGCGTGTTTGAGTACAATGGGCGCAGTGGGTACCTGCTCAAGTCCGAGTTCATGCGGCGGCCGGACAAGTCCAGGCAGAAAGGCTAG